Proteins encoded within one genomic window of Ctenopharyngodon idella isolate HZGC_01 chromosome 6, HZGC01, whole genome shotgun sequence:
- the zeb2b gene encoding zinc finger E-box-binding homeobox 2b isoform X3, translating into MLDYENVVETGSETEEEDRLLVSEEDGLLNGAGSPVSLVNHESVAPPSPAMGHTLLRKTLDDEDDMKDSGIENVWNENDLLSASIDGTDELKGDYDTMGPDATLQPVGNGTVKSIHCATEFEDFFGKRKLVDSESHVVSIAEYLQRGDTAIIYPEAPEELSRSRLATPEANGHEENDLPPGTPDAFAQLLTCPYCDRGYKRLTSLKEHIKYRHEKNEENFACPLCSYTFGYRTQLERHMATHKPGRDQHQILNQGSGNRKFKCTECGKAFKYKHHLKEHLRIHSGEKPYECPNCKKRFSHSGSYSSHISSKKCIGLIAINGRVRNNLKTGSSPTSASSSPTNTAISQLRHKLENGKPLGLQDQSNHLNIKSEPLDFNDYKLMMASHGYGTGSPFLNGGVRGGSPLGFHNSQSPLQHLGMGMEAQMLGYPSLGNNLSEVQKVLQIVDNTVCRQKMDCKPEEISKLKAYMKELGSHIEEQKQGLTSPGGPQNSLPLISHNGATKSIIDYTLEKVNEAKACLQSLTTDSKRQISNIKKEKANHMLDIGIEDKTHENNNLMFTPFSCQYCKETFPGPIPLHQHERYLCKMNEEIKAVLQPAQNATTNKAGFFAEKHGLLHPSVIPDKGVNGPISPYKDHMSVLKAYFAMNMDPNSEELLKISIAVGLPQEFVKEWFEQRKVFQYANSRTPPLERNHVESGHPHTPTKDSLGIRSPMSLVKGTDRITSPSIPELHNNINNCDTPLRLSKNSQFSNHKQLGDKLDHSRSNTPSPLNLSSASSKNSHTSSYTPNSFTSEDLQAEPLDLSLPKLMKEPKHILTVKSRPKLSSTPTDHNHVVTPREHADEPLNLAYLSKKEFGSPNANSNLDKSSSPLFGLNPFAAKPLYTSLPPQSAFPPPTFMPPVQASLPGLRPYPSLDQISFLPHMAYTYAAGAASFAEMQQRRKYQRKPGFQSELLDGPADYLSSLDDMADPEACLSRKKIKKTESGMYACDLCDKTFQKSSSLLRHKYEHTGKRPHQCQICKKAFKHKHHLIEHSRLHSGEKPYQCDKCGKRFSHSGSYSQHMNHRYSYCKREAEEREAAEREAREKGHLEPTELLLNRAYLQGIAPPGYLEHPEREPILRDGLNGSIRERLKEVEGAFVKMGRRDDEFEEEEEESENKSMDTDADTMRDEEENGEHSMDESSVDGKTESKSDHEDGV; encoded by the exons tgtTGGACTATGAGAACGTGGTAGAAACCGGATCAGAGACGGAAGAAGAAGACAGACTTCTGGTGTCGGAGGAGGACGGCCTGCTCAACGGGGCGGGGAGTCCGGTCAGCCTTGTCAATCATGAGTCAGTGGCCCCACCCTCCCCGGCCATGGGTCACACCCTGCTGAGGAAGACTTTGGATGATGAAGATGACATGAAGGACAGCGGAATAGAGAACGTTTGGAACGAAAACGACCTGCTGAGTGCATCAATCGACGGTACCG ATGAACTGAAGGGAGACTATGACACTATGGGGCCTGATGCCACTTTGCAGCCAGTTGGGAACGGTACAG TGAAGAGCATTCACTGCGCTACTGAGTTTGAGGATTTCTTCGGGAAGCGTAAATTGGTGGACAGTGAAAGTCATGTGGTCAGCATTGCCGAATACCTCCAGAGAGGAGACACAGCCATCATCTACCCCGAGGCACCAGAGGAACTCTCCCGATCCCGCCTCGCCACGCCCGAAGCCAACGGACATGAGGAGAACG ACCTGCCACCTGGAACTCCAGATGCTTTCGCCCAACTGTTGACCTGCCCCTACTGCGACCGGGGTTACAAACGCTTGACTTCCCTAAAGGAACACATCAAGTACCGGCACGAGAAAAACGAGGAGAACTTCGCCTGCCCTCTGTGTAGCTACACGTTTGGTTACCGCACTCAGCTGGAGAGACATATGGCCACACACAAGCCAGGACGAGATCAG CACCAGATTCTCAACCAGGGTTCTGGCAACCGCAAGTTCAAATGCACTGAATGTGGCAAGGCCTTCAAATACAAACACCATCTAAAGGAGCACCTGCGGATACACAGTG GTGAGAAGCCATATGAATGTCCAAACTGTAAGAAGAGATTCTCACACTCCGGGTCCTACAGTTCACACATAAGCAGCAAGAAATGCATCGGACTGATCGCCATCAACGGCAGAGTGAGGAACAACCTGAAGACGGGTTCATCTCCAACCTCTGCATCTTCCTCCCCTACAAACACTGCCATTTCACAGCTACGACACAAACTGGAGAATGGCAAACCACTCGGCCTGCAAGACCAGTCCAACCACCTCAACATCAAATCTGAACCACTGGACTTCAACGACTATAAGCTGATGATGGCCTCCCATGGCTACGGTACGGGCAGCCCTTTCCTGAATGGTGGTGTTAGGGGAGGCAGCCCACTGGGTTTTCATAACTCCCAGAGTCCCCTTCAGCACCTGGGAATGGGTATGGAGGCGCAAATGCTGGGATACCCATCACTGGGAAACAACCTGAGCGAGGTACAGAAGGTCCTGCAGATCGTGGACAACACAGTTTGTCGACAAAAGATGGACTGCAAGCCAGAGGAGATCTCCAAGTTGAAGGCGTACATGAAGGAGTTGGGTTCCCACATAGAGGAACAGAAGCAAGGACTCACCTCTCCCGGTGGACCCCAGAACTCTCTTCCACTCATCAGCCACAACGGTGCCACCAAGAGCATCATAGACTACACGCTTGAGAAGGTCAACGAAGCCAAAGCCTGCCTTCAGAGCTTGACTACGGACTCTAAGAGGCAAATTAGCAATATCAAGAAAGAGAAGGCAAATCATATGCTAGATATAGGTATAGAGGACAAAACGCATGAGAATAATAATCTAATGTTTACACCGTTTTCCTGCCAGTATTGCAAAGAGACCTTTCCCGGTCCCATTCCCCTGCACCAGCACGAGCGTTACCTTTGCAAGATGAACGAGGAGATAAAGGCAGTGCTTCAGCCCGCTCAGAATGCCACGACCAACAAAGCCGGCTTTTTTGCTGAAAAACATGGCCTTTTGCACCCCTCCGTCATCCCTGATAAGGGCGTCAACGGCCCGATCAGCCCCTACAAGGACCACATGTCAGTGCTGAAAGCTTATTTTGCCATGAACATGGACCCCAACTCAGAAGAACTACTGAAAATCTCCATAGCAGTCGGCCTTCCACAGGAGTTCGTGAAAGAGTGGTTTGAGCAAAGGAAAGTCTTTCAGTATGCTAATTCCAGGACTCCTCCTTTAGAGAGGAACCATGTGGAGTCCGGCCATCCTCACACACCCACTAAAGACTCTTTAGGAATTCGGTCTCCAATGTCCCTGGTCAAAGGTACTGACCGCATCACATCCCCCTCCATCCCTGAGCTTCATAACAACATTAACAACTGCGACACCCCACTCAGGCTCTCCAAAAACTCCCAGTTCTCCAACCACAAGCAGCTGGGGGATAAGCTGGACCACTCTAGAAGCAACACCCCATCTCCTCTTAACTTGTCGTCCGCCTCCTCCAAAAACTCCCACACTAGCTCTTACACACCCAACAGCTTCACCTCCGAGGACCTGCAGGCCGAACCTCTTGACCTCTCGTTGCCAAAGCTCATGAAGGAGCCAAAGCACATCTTGACTGTGAAAAGCCGACCCAAGCTCAGCAGCACCCCTACTGACCATAACCACGTCGTGACGCCCCGCGAGCATGCGGACGAGCCGCTCAACTTGGCTTATCTCTCTAAGAAAGAGTTTGGCAGCCCCAATGCAAACAGCAATCTGGACAAAAGCTCGAGCCCCTTGTTTGGTCTGAACCCCTTCGCTGCCAAACCCCTGTACACCTCCTTGCCGCCCCAAAGCGCATTTCCACCCCCTACGTTCATGCCCCCGGTGCAAGCCAGTCTCCCGGGGCTGAGACCCTACCCCAGCCTCGACCAGATAAGCTTCTTGCCGCACATGGCCTACACATACGCGGCAGGGGCGGCCAGCTTTGCCGAGATGCAGCAGAGGAGAAAATACCAGCGGAAGCCAGGGTTCCAG AGCGAGCTTCTTGACGGGCCGGCAGATTATCTGAGCAGTCTAGATGATATGGCCGACCCTGAGGCCTGTCTGTCCAGGAAGAAGATTAAGAAAACAGAAAGTGGTATGTACGCGTGTGACCTTTGCGACAAAACATTCCAGAAGAGCAGTTCCCTCCTCAGACACAAATATGAACACACAG GTAAACGGCCGCACCAGTGTCAGATCTGCAAGAAAGCCTTCAAACACAAGCACCACCTGATCGAACACAGCCGCCTGCACTCCGGAGAAAAGCCCTACCAGTGCGACAAATGCGGCAAGCGCTTCTCGCACTCGGGCTCGTACTCGCAGCACATGAACCACAGATACTCGTACTGCAAGAGAGAGGCCGAGGAGCGGGAGGCGGCCGAGCGGGAAGCCCGGGAAAAGGGTCACCTGGAGCCCACGGAGCTGCTGCTGAACCGGGCCTACCTGCAGGGCATCGCTCCGCCCGGATACCTGGAGCACCCGGAGAGAGAGCCCATCCTCCGGGACGGCCTGAACGGGAGCATACGGGAGCGTCTGAAGGAGGTGGAGGGAGCGTTCGTGAAGATGGGCCGGCGGGACGACGAGTtcgaggaggaggaagaggagagcGAAAACAAAAGCATGGACACGGACGCCGACACCATGAGGGACGAGGAGGAGAACGGCGAGCACTCCATGGACGAGAGCTCCGTGGACGGGAAAACCGAATCCAAGTCGGATCACGAGGACGGCGTGTAG